From Saccharibacillus brassicae:
GTCTGGGAGCCTTCGAACGAAGCGGAGACGGACATGCTGCACTTTTTCCATCTGAATTATCCGGTCACGTTCGCGGACGGCGAAATGCCGGCGCAGACGTCGCTGATGCCGACCAAGAATCGTCCGGCGTCGGCGTACGAAACGGCGATTCAGCAGGCGTGGCATTGGCCGGAAGCGGGCGAAGTCGTAGCGGAATGCCGACATTCCGTGCGTCTGATCGACATGATGGCGTCGGGCCTTGAGCCCGCGCAGCGGCTGCGGCTGCTGACCGGGGCGCTGCGCGCGCTGCTGGAGACCGCTCCGTGCGACGCCGTCTATTTCCGGGAAAGCGACAAGCTGCTGGAGCCGGGCGATTACCTGACGGCGGTCGAAGCGGGCGGCATTTTGTACGGAGCGATGAACGTACGGTTCTTCAATGTGGAAGGGACGGGCAGCGAGCGCAGCGAAAGGCTGATGGACACGGTCGGGCTGGCCGCTCTCGGCGTTCCCGACGTGCAGTGCCATTTCTTCGATCTGGAACCGAACGAGGTGGCGCAGCAGGTGACGAATCTCGGGTATTATCTGTTCAACAGCGGCGACGTGATCAAGGACGGCGAGACGTTCGGCCCGACCGAAGACGTTCGCTG
This genomic window contains:
- a CDS encoding DUF4261 domain-containing protein; this encodes MTTEREDTKREDTQREELDPQTEGMLAAEQDFGFARVYTIELKYKEKPNFSRKRLYEKMQLYTGTVEQPEKQKQEDRLVVWEPSNEAETDMLHFFHLNYPVTFADGEMPAQTSLMPTKNRPASAYETAIQQAWHWPEAGEVVAECRHSVRLIDMMASGLEPAQRLRLLTGALRALLETAPCDAVYFRESDKLLEPGDYLTAVEAGGILYGAMNVRFFNVEGTGSERSERLMDTVGLAALGVPDVQCHFFDLEPNEVAQQVTNLGYYLFNSGDVIKDGETFGPTEDVRWRCEHQYALAGPHRLVLDVDPGSPYYAGRHKAPIRE